The Mangrovimonas cancribranchiae nucleotide sequence ATAAAAACTTCGACCCTAGAGCAAGAATTATTAAAAAATCGGCAGATGAAGTGTTGGGTGATTTAGGTGTGGAAGACCCAATTCTAGATATTGCTAAAGGTTTAGAAAAAGAAGCTCTAGAAGATGACTACTTTGTAAAACGTAAACTTTATCCAAACGTAGATTTTTATTCTGGAATTATTTACCGTGCTATGGGCATTCCTGTAGAAATGTTTACAGTAATGTTTGCCTTAGGTAGATTACCAGGTTGGATTGCACAATGGAGAGAAATGAGAATGAGAAAAGAACCAATTGGCCGTCCAAGACAGGTTTATATAGGAGAAAATCATAGAGATTTTAAAACCATAGAAAACAGATAAAATACACAATTATAAATTAAAAGCTTCATAGGCATATGAAGCTTTTTTTATTTTTATTTCCTTTATGTTGAAATTACATATTAAAAACGAAACCTCTAGGTTACGAGCAGTTGTATTAGGAACAGCAGAAAGTAACGGGCCAATTCCTAAAATTGAAGATACTTACGATCCTAAATCACAACAACATATAAAAGCCGGAACATATCCTAAAGAATCTGATATGATTAAGGAGATGGAAGCTGTTGCTCAGGTTTTAAAAAAGTATGATGTTACAGTTTACAGACCAGATATTATAACAGATTACAACCAAATTTTTTCAAGAGATATTGCTTTTGTTATAGAGGATAAATTTGTAAAGGCTAATATTCTACCAGATCGAGATAAAGAATATCAAGCCATTCAACATGTTATAAAACAAATTCCAAAAGAAAATGTAATTGTGTTACCAGAGGATTGCCATATTGAAGGTGGCGATGTTATGCCTTGGAACGACTATATTTTTATAGGAACGTACTCTGGAGAAGATTATCCCGACTATATTACCGCAAGAACAAATACAAAAGCTGTTGATGCTATAAGAGCAATTTTTCCAAATAAAACAGTAAAGTCGTTTGAATTGCGAAAATCTAATACAAATCCAAAAGAAAACGCGCTGCATTTAGATTGCTGTTTTCAACCTGTTGGAAAAGATAAGGCCATTATTCATAAAAACGGATTTTTAATAGAAGAAGAGTACCAATGGTTGGTAGATTTTTTCGGTAAAGACAACGTTTTTGAAATTACTAAAGACGAAATGTACAACATGAATAGCAATATATTTTCCATCTCTGAAGATGTTGTTATTTCAGAAAAAAACTTTACGCGATTAAATACTTGGTTACGCGAGCAAGGCATTACTGTTGAAGAAGTGCCTTATGCCGAAATAGCTAAACAAGAAGGGTTGTTACGTTGTAGTACCTTACCACTTATTCGAGATTAGTTGTTTAATACTTTATTAATTGTTAGGGAAATACATGTTTATAAGTTTGTAAAGACGCTCTTTAACAAATGGTTTGGTAAGGTAATTTGTCATACCGCTATTTATGGCTTTTTCTATAGCGGTTGTAGTGACGTTTGCCGATAAACCAATAATAACAACGTGATCGTTAACTTTTCGTATGTTTTTGGTTGCTTCATACCCATCCATTTCTGGCATATGAATATCCATAAAAATTAGATTGTAATCTGCTGTTTTTGTCTTTTTTAAGGCTTCTAATCCATTGTTGGCAATATCAACTTGAATATTAACTTCTTCAAGTAATTTTTTTAATACAATAACATTTATGTTGTTATCGTCTACAATTAAAACCTTTAGATGTTCTAATTGTAAGTCATCGATAGATTTGTCTATAACATGCTCTTGGTTATCACTGACTTTAAATGACGATGTGAAAACAAAAGTACTACCATTATCTTCAGAACTTTCAACAGTAATATTGCCATTTAAAAGTTCGGAAAACTCTTTGCTAATAGCTAAACCTAGTCCGCTACCTTCATGTTGCTTTTTTAAACTGCTGTCTAATTGTGTAAATCGTTTAAAAATAGTTTTTAATTTACTTTTAGGAATGCCTACTCCAGTATCTTTAATACTAACTTTTACTTTTAGTTTGTCATCAATAAGTTGTTCTGTGTAGCTTACATTAATGCCACCTTTTTCGGTAAATTTAAGAGCGTTTTTTAAGAGGTTTGTAAAAACTTGAGAAAACTTATTTTTATCACCATAGGCTTTAATACCTGCATTTTGCGTTAAATTGGTTTTTAAAAACAGATTTTTTTCTTCAAACTGAAGTTGAAAAGTATCGGTAATATCTTTAACCTTTTTTAATGGTGAAAAAGAGGATTCTTCAAGCGTAACAGTTCCCGATTCTATTTTATGTATTTCAAGAATATCGTTTACAATAGCTAAAAGGTTTTTAGAGGATTTGTCCATTAGACCAATGTATTCTCTTTCATTATCGCTAAAGTTGCCTTGTTTTAAAATTTGAATAAACCCAAGAATAGCATGTAGCGGAGTCCTTATTTCATGACTCATGTTAGACAAAAAGTCGGTTTTGGCTTTAGAGGCTTCTTCTGCTTTCTGTTTTTCTTTTTTTAAGCTTAAGTTTAAGTTTGCCAATCGGGTATTACTATCTAATGCTTTTTGTGTTTCTTTTAACGATTTATGATAAAAATAGCTTAATAGACTAAGAAGAAACGATAGCATTAAACCAAAAAGTAAGGTGTAATTTATAAATGTTCTTTCTTCTGTAGATGAGAGTAGTTCTTTTGTAGGGTATAGTTTTAATTTCCAATCTTGATTTTTCAGTTTATCAGCTTTTAATAAACTAGAGAAAGTATAGCTATTATCAACATGGGCTTTTTTAGTCATGTTGTAGCTATAAAAAGCTGTGCCGTTATGATCTGTTAATTCTATACAAAAGTTTTCTAAACCTTTTGAAAACTCATTAAAGTTCTGGGTGAAATCCATGCCAGATGTTACGGTACCCTGAAAGGCATTATTATAATATGTTGGAACATCAATTAAAAAAGCGTAACCTCCTTGTGTCATTTTAGACCAAGGGGTAATGTTAATTGTTTTCTGTTTTGAATGTTTTATCCAATCGTCTCTTCTATAATCAACGGTCGAAATATCTAAACCAATAGCTTCAATGTTTTCCTTTATAGGAGTTATTTTTGTTATAATCATGGAGCTATCTATCCATTCAATAAATTTTGCTGAATGCGATTGGTTTAAAATCATATTGGTTTCTTTTTTCCAATACTTATGATAATCACCTTCAGAAATTTCCAGACGGTTTTTTAGGTTTTCAATTCTTTGAACCTCTTTGTTTATGGTTTTTATAAATTCTTTGGTTGATAACGTACCTGTTAATTGAATTTGTTCTTTTACTCTTACCTGATAATCGTGTATAGATTTATCCCAGATAAAATAAGCCACTGTAGAAAGACCAATAAATATGGCAATAGGAAAAATGAGGATATTTCTACCAGAAGTTAGTATTTTGGTTAAATCCTTCATATATAGTGGTGTGTAAAGAGGTTTTTAACCATAGAAAAATTTTTATAACTTTTCTATGGTTAGAAGCCTTAAATCTATAACATTTCTACAAATAAACCAGTATCGGTTTTATTTACTTTAGCTAAACCGTTTTTGGTTAATCCTTTAATAGATTTGTCCCATTTTTTATTACTTAAACCAGACTGTATTTTTAGCTCGTTTAAATCTATTGGACTATTGGCTTTTAATAAATTAAAAACCGCTTTTTCTTCCTCGGTCATTTCTGGTATCTTTTTCTCTGGTTTCATTTGCGGGAAGAACAATACTTCTTGAATAGATTGATTGTTGGTTAGGAACATAATTAATCTGTCCATACCTATGCCCATTCCAGACGTAGGCGGCATACCATATTCTAAGGCGCGTAAGAAGTCGTAGTCTATAAACTGCGTGGCTTCGTCATCACCTCGGTCGGCTAATTTTAATTGATGCTCAAAACGTTCTCTTTGGTCTATAGGATCGTTAAGCTCAGAATACGCATTGGCAATTTCTTTACCACAAACCATAAGTTCGAAACGCTCGGTTAATTCTGGATTATCGCGATGTTCTTTACATAAAGGGCTCATTTCTTTTGGGTAATCTGTAATAAAGGTTGGTTGTATATAATTGCCTTCACATTTTTCACCAAAAATTTCATCAATTAGTTTTCCTTTACCCATGGTGTCATCAACTTCAATACCCATTTCTATAGCTGCTTGACGAATCTCATCTTCAGATTTACCTGTAATATCAAAACCGGTAAATTCTTTAATAGAATCGGCCATAGTGATTCGCTTATATGGTGCTTTAAAATCGATTTCATGTTCGCCAAAAGTAGCTTTAGTGGTGCCATTTACTGCGGTAGCACAATGCTCGAGTAGTTTTTCGCAGAAATCCATCATCCAGTTATAGTCTTTATAAGCAACATAAATTTCCATTGCAGTAAACTCTGGGTTATGGGTGCGATCCATACCTTCGTTACGGAAGTTTTTAGAGAATTCATAAACACCTTCAAAACCACCAACAATTAAACGTTTTAGGTAAAGCTCGTTGGCAATTCTCATATATAAAGGAATATCTAGAGAGTTGTGATGTGTTACAAATGGTCTTGCTGCAGCACCACCAGGAATAGATTGTAGGATAGGTGTTTCTACTTCAAAATAACCAGAGTTGTTAAAAAACTCACGCATGGCGTTAAAGAGTTTTGTGCGTTTTACAAAAACATCTTTTACGTTGGGGTTTACAACTAAATCGGCATAGCGTTGTCTATAGCGTTGTTCTGGATCGTCAAATTTATCATGAATGTTGCCTTCGGCATCTACTTTTGGTAATGGTAATGGTTTTAAAGATTTACTTAATAACGAAAAATCTTTTACCATAACTGTTTTCTCGCCTACTTGGGTTGTAAACAATTCACCTTCTATGCCAATAAAATCACCTATATCAAGGAGTTTTTTATAAACATCGTTGTATTTACTTTTATCATCGCCAGTGCAAATTTCATCTCTATTAAAGTATACTTGTACACGTCCTTTGCTATCTTGTAACTCGGCAAAAGAGGCCTTACCTTGAATACGGCGCGACATTAATCGTCCTGCAATGACTACTTTTTTACCATCTTCGAAGTGTTGTTTAATGCTTTTCGAGGTGTCTTTTACAGGGTATAAATCGGCAGGGTAAGGATTTATTCCTAATGCTCTTAATTTGTTTAATTTTTCTCTTCTTACTACTTCTTGTTCTGAAAGTTGCATGCTAATTGTATTTTGAATTTTACCATTTGTGGTAAGCGTGTGCAAAATTACATTATTTCAAAAAAATAGCATATACCTTATGGTAGGAATTTAGTATTAGGTGAAAAGGGTGTTTTCTCATATTTTTAAGAATAGTTTTTTAAACCAAGTTGTAACAAGATTACTGTAAATGCGTCCTATACATACATCAATCATTTAAAATAATCATCGTATGAGTTTTTGGAGAGTCTTACTTTCTATTTTATGTCCGCCGTTAGCTGTTTTAGATAAAGGTTGCGGTTCTATTTTAATTGTATTTTTGCTTTGGCTTTGTGGCTGGGTTCCTGGAGTTATTGCAGCATTAGTAATTTTAAATAATCCTAAATCGTAACCCATTATTTTTCCGTATTTTTGTGCGCTATGAATAAACAAATAGAGTTACAGGAATTAGGGAAGAAAGATTATAAAGAGACTTGGGACTATCAGGAATCTCTTTTTAAGTCTATTTTAGATTTAAAAATTAGAAATAGAAGAGAAGCTCTTAACTTAAAAACACCCAATTACTTTTTATTTGTCGAACATCCACATGTATATACCTTAGGGAAAAGTGGCGATATGTCTAACTTATTGATAGATGAAAAGCAGTTAGCCGAAAAGGGCGCGACTTTTTATAAGGTAAATCGTGGTGGCGATATTACCTATCATGGTCCAGGACAAATTGTTGGGTACCCAATTTTAGATTTGGATAATTTTTTTACCGATATTCATAAATACTTACGCTTTTTAGAAGAAGTTATTATTCTCACCCTTGCCGAGTATGGTTTAAAAGCCGAACGTAGTAAAGGCGAAACTGGTGTTTGGTTGGATGTAGGAACACCATTTGCTAGAAAAATTTGTGCTATGGGCGTTCGTGCCAGTCGTTGGGTAACCATGCATGGGTTTGCGCTAAATGTGAATGCCGATTTAGGTTATTTTGATAATATGATTCCTTGTGGCATTCGTGGAAAAGCGGTAACCTCCTTAAATGTAGAGTTAGGACAAAAAGAGGTTAATGTAAACGAGGTAAAAGAGAAACTTCTCAAGCATTTTAAAGCATTGTTTGAAGCGGAATTTGTGTTAAAAAATAACGTTTAGATATCGTAGAGATACATTCAATTGTTTTATATTTAACATTTTAACCAATTGAATTTATCTATGAAACAATGTTACGTATTACTTTTTACCTTATGTTTTTTCAATCTTAGTATTGGCCAAAACACCCTTTTTTACACGGTAGAATCTATTCCTTATCAGTCTTTTCAAGGCGATGCAGAAGTTACTTTTAATCAAGATGATGTCTATTCTGATGTAATTAATATTCCCTTTGACTTTAGTTTTAGTTCTTACTATCAAGGCTTTTTTTACGAAGACTTTTTTTCTCAGCTAGTTATTAGTTCTAATGGTTCCATAAGTTTTGATACTAGTTTAGCAAATGGATATTGTCCGTGGGCTTTTAGTGACACCTTACCAGTAAGTGATAGTAATCATAATTTAGCCCAAATGAATATTTTTGGGCCGTTTCATGATATATATAATATGGCTCCAGGGGTAGATAACGGAGTAGTGTTTACAGGGGTTTCTGGTGAAGCGCCCCACAGAAAATTCTACGTGGTTTATGATAGTATACCACAGTTTTCATGTACAGAATTATTGTCAAGTTCTCATGTTGTATTACACGAAACTACTGGAATTATAGAAGTCTTTATTTATGATAAACCACTTTGTGACTGGAATGGCGGTAATGCGGTAATAGGGTTACAAAAATCTATAGGGGGAGATATTGTTGCAATTACACCAACAGGAAGAAATACAGGAGCTTGGGAAACAAGTTCTGAAGCATGGCGTTTTACACCTGCTTCAAATTTTGATGTTGTTATTTGCGATGTGGATAATAATGGTGTAGAGCAGTTTGATTTAGACCCTTACAAAGCGAACATATTAGAACTATTTAATTTATCTCCCGATGAAAATTCTATAACTATTTTAAATGAGAATGAAGTCGTTGTATCTGGAAGCGTAGCATTAACTACAACTCCAATCGATTATACAATAGTGATAAATCCTGGAATAGCTGAAGAAACATTTCAATTAACATTGTCTGCTATAGATTGTACGGCTGATGCAGATACCGATGGCATGCCAAGTGATATGGAAGACGTAAATAATGATGGTAATTTAGCTAATGATGATACTGATGGCGATGGAATTCCCAATTACTTAGATGATGATGATGACGGTGACAATGTGTTAACTAATATAGAATTGGTTTTTGGTGATGGAAGAACGATCGAAAATAGCACTTCATCTCCTACATTTTTAGACACAGATAACGATGGAATTCCAAATCATTTAGATTTTGATGATGATGGTGATGGGATCTTATCCATCGATGAAGATTATAATGAAAATGGAGACCCAACAGATGATGACTTAAACAATAATGGTGTTCCAGATTATTTGGATGCGCAACAATTGAATGTTGAGGAATTGAGTTTGGAAACTAACTTATTTACACTTTATCCTAATCCTACAAGTACCGATATTAATATTGCTTTTCCAGAGCAATTACAAGTTGAAAGTAAGTTATTAGAGATAACAATATACGATTTACAAGGTAGAGAAGTGATACAGTCTCAACAACGCATTAGTAACAATAATGTTGCATTAAATATTTCTAATTTAGCCTCCGGAAATTATATTTTAATGGTTAAAATAGATGGTTTACAGAAAGCAAAAAAGTTTATAGTCGAATAATATTTTGAT carries:
- a CDS encoding arginine deiminase family protein; this translates as MLKLHIKNETSRLRAVVLGTAESNGPIPKIEDTYDPKSQQHIKAGTYPKESDMIKEMEAVAQVLKKYDVTVYRPDIITDYNQIFSRDIAFVIEDKFVKANILPDRDKEYQAIQHVIKQIPKENVIVLPEDCHIEGGDVMPWNDYIFIGTYSGEDYPDYITARTNTKAVDAIRAIFPNKTVKSFELRKSNTNPKENALHLDCCFQPVGKDKAIIHKNGFLIEEEYQWLVDFFGKDNVFEITKDEMYNMNSNIFSISEDVVISEKNFTRLNTWLREQGITVEEVPYAEIAKQEGLLRCSTLPLIRD
- a CDS encoding response regulator: MKDLTKILTSGRNILIFPIAIFIGLSTVAYFIWDKSIHDYQVRVKEQIQLTGTLSTKEFIKTINKEVQRIENLKNRLEISEGDYHKYWKKETNMILNQSHSAKFIEWIDSSMIITKITPIKENIEAIGLDISTVDYRRDDWIKHSKQKTINITPWSKMTQGGYAFLIDVPTYYNNAFQGTVTSGMDFTQNFNEFSKGLENFCIELTDHNGTAFYSYNMTKKAHVDNSYTFSSLLKADKLKNQDWKLKLYPTKELLSSTEERTFINYTLLFGLMLSFLLSLLSYFYHKSLKETQKALDSNTRLANLNLSLKKEKQKAEEASKAKTDFLSNMSHEIRTPLHAILGFIQILKQGNFSDNEREYIGLMDKSSKNLLAIVNDILEIHKIESGTVTLEESSFSPLKKVKDITDTFQLQFEEKNLFLKTNLTQNAGIKAYGDKNKFSQVFTNLLKNALKFTEKGGINVSYTEQLIDDKLKVKVSIKDTGVGIPKSKLKTIFKRFTQLDSSLKKQHEGSGLGLAISKEFSELLNGNITVESSEDNGSTFVFTSSFKVSDNQEHVIDKSIDDLQLEHLKVLIVDDNNINVIVLKKLLEEVNIQVDIANNGLEALKKTKTADYNLIFMDIHMPEMDGYEATKNIRKVNDHVVIIGLSANVTTTAIEKAINSGMTNYLTKPFVKERLYKLINMYFPNN
- the lysS gene encoding lysine--tRNA ligase; protein product: MQLSEQEVVRREKLNKLRALGINPYPADLYPVKDTSKSIKQHFEDGKKVVIAGRLMSRRIQGKASFAELQDSKGRVQVYFNRDEICTGDDKSKYNDVYKKLLDIGDFIGIEGELFTTQVGEKTVMVKDFSLLSKSLKPLPLPKVDAEGNIHDKFDDPEQRYRQRYADLVVNPNVKDVFVKRTKLFNAMREFFNNSGYFEVETPILQSIPGGAAARPFVTHHNSLDIPLYMRIANELYLKRLIVGGFEGVYEFSKNFRNEGMDRTHNPEFTAMEIYVAYKDYNWMMDFCEKLLEHCATAVNGTTKATFGEHEIDFKAPYKRITMADSIKEFTGFDITGKSEDEIRQAAIEMGIEVDDTMGKGKLIDEIFGEKCEGNYIQPTFITDYPKEMSPLCKEHRDNPELTERFELMVCGKEIANAYSELNDPIDQRERFEHQLKLADRGDDEATQFIDYDFLRALEYGMPPTSGMGIGMDRLIMFLTNNQSIQEVLFFPQMKPEKKIPEMTEEEKAVFNLLKANSPIDLNELKIQSGLSNKKWDKSIKGLTKNGLAKVNKTDTGLFVEML
- a CDS encoding YqaE/Pmp3 family membrane protein; translated protein: MSFWRVLLSILCPPLAVLDKGCGSILIVFLLWLCGWVPGVIAALVILNNPKS
- the lipB gene encoding lipoyl(octanoyl) transferase LipB, with translation MNKQIELQELGKKDYKETWDYQESLFKSILDLKIRNRREALNLKTPNYFLFVEHPHVYTLGKSGDMSNLLIDEKQLAEKGATFYKVNRGGDITYHGPGQIVGYPILDLDNFFTDIHKYLRFLEEVIILTLAEYGLKAERSKGETGVWLDVGTPFARKICAMGVRASRWVTMHGFALNVNADLGYFDNMIPCGIRGKAVTSLNVELGQKEVNVNEVKEKLLKHFKALFEAEFVLKNNV
- a CDS encoding T9SS type A sorting domain-containing protein, with protein sequence MKQCYVLLFTLCFFNLSIGQNTLFYTVESIPYQSFQGDAEVTFNQDDVYSDVINIPFDFSFSSYYQGFFYEDFFSQLVISSNGSISFDTSLANGYCPWAFSDTLPVSDSNHNLAQMNIFGPFHDIYNMAPGVDNGVVFTGVSGEAPHRKFYVVYDSIPQFSCTELLSSSHVVLHETTGIIEVFIYDKPLCDWNGGNAVIGLQKSIGGDIVAITPTGRNTGAWETSSEAWRFTPASNFDVVICDVDNNGVEQFDLDPYKANILELFNLSPDENSITILNENEVVVSGSVALTTTPIDYTIVINPGIAEETFQLTLSAIDCTADADTDGMPSDMEDVNNDGNLANDDTDGDGIPNYLDDDDDGDNVLTNIELVFGDGRTIENSTSSPTFLDTDNDGIPNHLDFDDDGDGILSIDEDYNENGDPTDDDLNNNGVPDYLDAQQLNVEELSLETNLFTLYPNPTSTDINIAFPEQLQVESKLLEITIYDLQGREVIQSQQRISNNNVALNISNLASGNYILMVKIDGLQKAKKFIVE